A genomic segment from Candidatus Liberimonas magnetica encodes:
- a CDS encoding methyltransferase domain-containing protein, translated as MCCLDDLKSEWNTQAEGYDTGFRSRAIARYIHKRTMVSLKEAFKPGMHLLEIGCGTGEEAIALAKIGVRITAIDISSSMIECSKQKAKNENVQDLIDFKVLPAEQINLLEHGLFDGAYSLLGPVNCINNIQVFADSLTSMLKPQSSVVFSVINKYNLWELFYYSLKMDFPTAFRRLGHSPVKVKLTPGSCDIHLWYYTPGSFYSFFKNNFNTKEIAALPLIMPSRFMERCCKTIKIEGILEFIEKVFSGIYPLNCLGDHFLITMNKRG; from the coding sequence ATGTGTTGTCTTGATGATTTAAAATCAGAGTGGAATACTCAGGCAGAAGGGTATGATACCGGTTTTCGCAGCAGAGCTATTGCCCGGTATATTCATAAAAGAACGATGGTATCCTTGAAAGAAGCCTTTAAACCAGGGATGCACCTGCTTGAAATCGGCTGCGGTACCGGTGAAGAAGCGATAGCTCTTGCAAAAATTGGAGTGAGGATAACTGCTATCGATATTTCTTCAAGCATGATCGAGTGTTCAAAACAAAAGGCGAAAAACGAAAATGTGCAGGATTTGATCGATTTTAAGGTTCTACCTGCCGAGCAAATTAACCTTTTGGAACACGGACTATTTGACGGGGCTTACTCGCTTTTAGGCCCTGTAAACTGCATAAATAACATTCAAGTGTTTGCAGATTCCCTGACTTCAATGCTTAAACCGCAAAGCAGCGTTGTTTTTTCTGTTATAAACAAGTATAACTTGTGGGAATTGTTCTATTACAGCTTGAAAATGGATTTTCCTACTGCATTTAGAAGGCTGGGGCATTCCCCTGTTAAAGTAAAACTTACTCCTGGTTCTTGTGATATACATTTATGGTATTATACACCCGGTTCATTTTATAGTTTTTTTAAAAATAATTTTAATACTAAAGAGATAGCAGCTCTTCCGCTTATTATGCCTTCACGGTTTATGGAACGCTGCTGTAAAACAATAAAAATAGAAGGTATTTTAGAGTTTATTGAAAAAGTATTTTCAGGAATTTATCCTCTTAATTGTTTAGGGGATCATTTCCTGATAACAATGAACAAAAGGGGCTAG
- a CDS encoding DUF5777 family beta-barrel protein: MKRFIAGFIFFTFLASPAFTMYSDFSQEPFLNLLQTKPLEDRELRFFLQHHYDSGNIASANIRFGYGFTKNINMYLSVLTHSQVISDGTNSESIDIKEYEYLFLTPVLKDKSNNSLTKASFIGGISTLRADQSSSIKSTGYNNQYILLGLLYDLYSKDPLIFEIAPIFVTDTKDNKSVFEASFGLKYMIGKRTALFAELPILVSNPNNWKNPYSLGLQYKLGPHIISLFVTNTYGFTTSYVLQGIDTTYYGFRFSL; this comes from the coding sequence ATGAAACGATTTATTGCAGGTTTTATTTTTTTCACGTTTTTGGCTTCACCAGCCTTTACGATGTACAGCGATTTTTCGCAGGAGCCGTTCTTGAACCTCCTGCAAACCAAGCCCCTCGAAGACAGGGAGCTGCGGTTTTTCCTTCAGCATCATTATGATAGTGGGAATATCGCTTCAGCGAATATAAGGTTCGGTTACGGTTTCACCAAAAATATAAATATGTATTTGTCTGTTTTAACCCATTCTCAGGTAATTTCAGATGGCACCAATTCTGAAAGCATAGATATAAAAGAATATGAATATTTGTTTTTAACTCCTGTATTAAAAGATAAAAGTAATAATTCTTTAACAAAAGCTTCTTTTATTGGAGGTATAAGCACATTGAGAGCTGACCAAAGCTCCAGCATCAAGTCAACAGGCTATAATAACCAGTACATTCTGCTTGGCTTGTTATATGATCTGTATTCTAAAGACCCGCTTATATTTGAAATAGCGCCGATCTTTGTTACTGATACGAAGGATAACAAAAGCGTATTTGAGGCTTCTTTCGGCTTAAAATATATGATAGGCAAAAGAACAGCGCTTTTTGCCGAATTGCCGATCCTTGTTTCCAATCCTAACAATTGGAAGAATCCGTATTCGCTGGGTTTGCAATATAAGCTTGGCCCGCATATTATTTCACTTTTCGTGACTAATACCTACGGTTTTACAACATCCTATGTCTTGCAGGGAATTGATACAACGTATTACGGTTTCAGGTTTTCTCTGTAG
- a CDS encoding MFS transporter — protein MNKSISRDFLLFILATACLGFAQSIIDSTFNNFLNERFNITNFQRTFLEFPREIPGLSVIFVSALFFFMCNRTLAAMSQMIAALGVFMIGFFSFGYSSMLLWLFVYSLGQHLFLPLTSDIGMELAQEGKTGKRLGQLQGAGNFAAIAGSFMVFLGFKYLHLSFSATFGISAFCFFIGALLIYGMRKNKPVPAGTRFKFRKEYKLFYILSVLYGTRKQIFLTFAPWILVTVFLQPTQSIAKLLTIGGVIGIVFKPILGRAIDKYGEKTILAGEAVVLIFVCMGYGFAKKFFSINTALLIASACFITDQLLMSVGMARATYLQKIALDPQELTSTLTAGVSIDHIFSISIALLGGLIWKTVGYEYIFLLGAVISLTNLYFALKIKTISPTEKT, from the coding sequence TTGAACAAATCAATTTCAAGGGATTTTCTCTTATTTATCCTGGCGACAGCCTGCCTGGGCTTTGCCCAGAGCATTATTGACTCGACATTTAATAATTTTTTAAACGAGCGCTTTAACATAACAAATTTCCAGAGGACATTCCTTGAATTCCCAAGGGAAATCCCCGGTCTTTCGGTCATTTTTGTTTCCGCCCTGTTCTTCTTTATGTGCAACAGGACCCTTGCGGCTATGTCCCAGATGATAGCTGCCCTAGGGGTTTTTATGATAGGCTTTTTCTCTTTCGGTTATTCAAGCATGCTCCTCTGGCTTTTTGTGTACAGCCTCGGCCAGCATCTTTTCCTGCCGCTTACATCCGATATAGGTATGGAGCTGGCCCAGGAAGGTAAGACCGGAAAAAGGCTTGGACAGCTTCAGGGGGCAGGCAATTTTGCCGCTATAGCCGGCAGTTTTATGGTGTTTTTAGGTTTTAAGTACCTGCATTTGAGTTTTTCCGCCACTTTTGGTATCTCGGCATTTTGTTTTTTTATCGGAGCACTCCTTATTTACGGCATGAGAAAGAACAAACCTGTACCTGCCGGAACGAGGTTTAAGTTCAGGAAAGAGTACAAACTATTTTATATACTTTCTGTCCTCTATGGGACAAGAAAACAGATATTTTTGACTTTTGCCCCGTGGATACTAGTCACCGTCTTTTTACAGCCGACCCAGTCCATAGCGAAACTCCTTACCATCGGCGGTGTTATAGGCATAGTATTTAAACCGATCCTGGGCCGAGCCATAGATAAATACGGCGAAAAAACTATCCTGGCCGGCGAAGCCGTAGTGCTTATTTTTGTCTGTATGGGATACGGTTTTGCAAAGAAGTTCTTCTCTATAAACACCGCACTTTTGATAGCCAGTGCATGCTTTATTACAGACCAGTTGCTTATGTCGGTTGGTATGGCGCGTGCCACTTATTTACAAAAAATAGCTCTCGACCCGCAGGAGCTCACCTCAACTCTTACAGCGGGAGTATCCATAGATCATATTTTTTCTATAAGTATTGCTCTTCTTGGCGGGTTAATATGGAAAACCGTAGGCTACGAATATATATTCCTCTTGGGCGCTGTGATCTCTCTTACCAACCTGTATTTTGCCCTCAAAATAAAAACAATTAGTCCTACAGAGAAAACCTGA